The Thermoplasmata archaeon DNA segment TCGAGGTCGGCACGCGCAACTGGTCACGGCTCATCCAGGCCTCCGAACTCGCGTTGCAGACCGCCATCGAGGCCGTTCACCCGGGCGTGGAGACCCGGCTGCTCGGCGAGGGCATACGCCGCGCGATCGAGGCCAACGGCTACAAGCCCATCCGCAACCTCACGGGCCACACGATCGAGCGCTACGTCCTCCATGCGGGGAAGAGCGTGCCCAACATCCCGCACGGTCACGACACCCTTGACGAGGGCGAGGTCGTGGCTATTGAGCCGTTCTCCTCGTCCGGCGCGGGCGAGGTGGACGGACACAGTACGGGGAACATCTACCGGGTCCTTCGGCCCAAGCCCCTCCGGGATTCGGGTCTCACCGACTTCCTGGCCCAGCTCGTCACCGAGTTCCAAGGCCTCCCGTTCGCGGAACGGTGGGCGCACGCCCTCGACCCCAAGGCGCCCGCGCTCCTCAACCAGCTCCTGCGGACGGGTGCCGTGATGACGTACCCTGTGCTGCTCGACGTGGGCCGAGGGATCGTGGCCCAGACGGAGCACACGATGATCGTCCGCGCGGGGGGCGCCGAGGTTACGACGGCGTGATCGATGGCGGTCGCCGCAGCGGGTCACAACGTTTAATAGCGGAGGCCTCCATCGAGAGCCCTCTTTCGGAGACCGCCCCGTGACGGAAGTCAAGCGCCTGGTCCTCGACGTGCTGAAGCCCCACAAACCGTCCCTGATCGAGCTTTCCCAGCGGCTGAGCTCCCTCAAGGGCGTCGAGGGCGTCAACTGCAGCCTCGACGAGGTCGACCAGGAGACGGAGACGGTCAAGGTCACGATCGAAGGGACGTCAATCGGCTACGAGGCGGTCGAGGCGGTCCTCCGGGAGTTGGGGGCGGTCATCCATTCCGTGGACGAGGTGGCCGCCGGCAAGCGCCTGATCGAGGACGTGCGGACGCTGCAGGACCACCGCGACTGAGCCGGCGGGTTGTTTTACGGATCCCGCCGGCGGCTTCATGAGCGAGCCCGCCCTCGAGGCCCCGCATGGACATCCTCTCACTCGCCCTGACCATCCTGGCCATCGCCTTCGGGCTCGCGGTCGGCTTCGTGGCGGGCCGGGCTCTCACGCGCCGGACGATGGAACTCGACTTCCGCGACCGGGAAAAGGAGATCCGTCAGGATTCCGTCGACCGAAGCCGCGCGACGCTCAGCGGTCAGTTCCTGGAAAAACTCGCCCCGCATCTCCCCGACTTCCCCTACGACCCCACCGACGTCCGATTCCTTGGCACCCCGGTGGACTATGTGGTCTTCGATGGGCTCGCGGATGGCGACCTCCGGGAGATCGTGTTCCTCGAGGTGAAGAGCGGACGGTCGAATCTCCGCTCGAGCCAGCGACGGGTCCGCGACGCGGTGGAGACCGGTGCGGTCCGGTGGGACCTGTACCGCGTCCCGGACGAGGGCTAGCGGGACCGAGCCTGCTTGAGTCGCTGGGCGACTTTCTGGACGACCGACGTCTTGAAGTAATC contains these protein-coding regions:
- a CDS encoding Holliday junction resolvase-like protein, with the translated sequence MDILSLALTILAIAFGLAVGFVAGRALTRRTMELDFRDREKEIRQDSVDRSRATLSGQFLEKLAPHLPDFPYDPTDVRFLGTPVDYVVFDGLADGDLREIVFLEVKSGRSNLRSSQRRVRDAVETGAVRWDLYRVPDEG
- a CDS encoding DUF211 domain-containing protein, with translation MTEVKRLVLDVLKPHKPSLIELSQRLSSLKGVEGVNCSLDEVDQETETVKVTIEGTSIGYEAVEAVLRELGAVIHSVDEVAAGKRLIEDVRTLQDHRD
- the map gene encoding type II methionyl aminopeptidase, giving the protein MDPGVRAALLEAGRVSKEAKERAAELVADGVLLLDVAEEVEGLMRKRGLRPSFPTCISIDDIAAHYSPTHDDRLRFQHGNVVKLDLGAQKDGWIADTAVTVEVGTRNWSRLIQASELALQTAIEAVHPGVETRLLGEGIRRAIEANGYKPIRNLTGHTIERYVLHAGKSVPNIPHGHDTLDEGEVVAIEPFSSSGAGEVDGHSTGNIYRVLRPKPLRDSGLTDFLAQLVTEFQGLPFAERWAHALDPKAPALLNQLLRTGAVMTYPVLLDVGRGIVAQTEHTMIVRAGGAEVTTA